One window from the genome of Oryza glaberrima chromosome 3, OglaRS2, whole genome shotgun sequence encodes:
- the LOC127766721 gene encoding uncharacterized protein LOC127766721: protein MDRSQEPPHAAAARGAVEVSLRRFDLADVDAMMVWASDPQVATVCRWEPYESTEPLLAYLRDTVLPHPWFRAICVAAAVDGDGGGDDRPVGAVSVSPTADACRAELGYVVARAHWGKGVATAAVKRVVAAVFGEVEGLERVEALVDVRNAASQRVLEKAGFRREAVLRSYCVLKGEVRDMVIYSFISTDPLVS, encoded by the coding sequence ATGGACAGGAGCCAAGAACcaccgcacgccgccgcggcgaggggcGCCGTGGAGGTCAGCCTCCGTCGGTTCGacctcgccgacgtcgacgccaTGATGGTCTGGGCGTCGGACCCCCAGGTCGCCACCGTCTGCCGCTGGGAGCCGTACGAGTCGACGGAGCCCCTGCTCGCCTACCTCCGCGACACCGTGCTCCCGCACCCGTGGTTCCGCGCCatctgcgtcgccgccgccgtcgacggcgacggcggcggcgacgaccgcccCGTCGGCGCGGTGTCCGTGTCCCCGACGGCGGACGCGTGCCGCGCCGAGCTCGGGTACGTGGTGGCGCGCGCGCACTGGGGCAAGGGCGTGGCCACGGCCGCCGTGaagcgcgtcgtcgccgcggtgttcggcgaggtggaggggcTGGAGCGCGTCGAGGCGCTCGTCGACGTGCGGAACGCGGCGTCGCAGCGCGTGCTGGAGAAGGCCGGGTTCCGGCGGGAGGCCGTGCTGCGCAGCTACTGCGTGCTCAAAGGGGAGGTCAGGGACATGGTCATCTACAGCTTCATCTCCACTGATCCGCTCGTCAGCTGA
- the LOC127766722 gene encoding uncharacterized protein LOC127766722 translates to MEVTLRRFELSDVDAMMAWASDPAVAAFCRWEPYQSTEPLLAYLRDTVLPHPWFRAICLATGAGAGDGDGRPVGAVSLAPTADACRGELGYVVARAHWGKGVATAAVRRAVAAVLGGEVSGLARVEALVDVDNRASQRVVEKAGFRREGVLRRHYWHKGRVRDLVMYSFVSSDQLAE, encoded by the coding sequence aTGGAGGTGACCCTCCGCCGGTTCGAGCTCTCCGACGTGGACGCCATGATGGCGTGGGCGTCGGACCCGGCGGTGGCCGCCTTCTGCCGCTGGGAGCCGTACCAGTCGACGGAGCCCCTGCTCGCCTACCTCCGCGACACCGTGCTCCCGCACCCGTGGTTCCGCGCCATCTGCCTCGCCaccggcgctggcgccggcgacggcgacggccgcccCGTCGGCGCGGTGTCGCTGGCGCCGACGGCGGACGCGTGCCGCGGGGAGCTCGGGTACGTGGTGGCGCGCGCGCACTGGGGCAagggcgtggcgacggcggcggtgaggcgcgccgtcgccgcggtgCTCGGCGGCGAGGTGTCCGGGCTGGCGCGCGTGGAGGCGCTCGTCGACGTGGACAACCGGGCGTCGCAGCGCGTGGTGGAGAAGGCCGGATTCCGGCGGGAGGGCGTGCTCCGGCGACACTACTGGCACAAGGGCCGCGTCAGGGACTTGGTCATGTACAGCTTCGTCTCCTCCGATCAACTCGCCGAGTAA
- the LOC127766723 gene encoding uncharacterized protein LOC127766723 yields METVTLRRFELADADAMMAWASDPEVTAFMTWEPYESVDSLRAFIRDTVLPHPWFRAICLAGDGDGGATPVGAVSVTPTADRCRAEVAVAVARAHWGKGVATAALRRALAAAFADLDGVERVEALVDVGNAASRRALEKAGFQQEAVLRSYCVVKGQLRDMVIYSFISTDPLVE; encoded by the coding sequence ATGGAGACGGTCACGCTCCGGCGgttcgagctcgccgacgccgacgccatgaTGGCGTGGGCGTCGGACCCCGAGGTGACGGCCTTCATGACGTGGGAGCCGTACGAGTCCGTCGACTCCCTGCGCGCCTTCATCCGCGACACCGTGCTCCCGCACCCGTGGTTCCGCGCCATctgcctcgccggcgacggcgacggcggcgcgacgccggtCGGCGCGGTGTCCGTGACGCCGACGGCCGACCGGTGCCGCGCCGAggtcgcggtggcggtggcgcgcgcgcaCTGGGGCAAGGGCGTGGCCACGGCGGCGCTGAggcgcgccctcgccgcggcgttCGCCGACCTCGACGGCGTCGAGCGCGTCGAGGCGCTCGTCGACGTCGGCAACgcggcgtcgcggcgcgcgCTCGAGAAGGCCGGGTTCCAGCAGGAGGCCGTGCTGCGCAGCTACTGCGTCGTCAAGGGCCAGCTCAGGGACATGGTCATCTACAGCTTCATCTCCACTGATCCTCTCGTCGAGTGA
- the LOC127766718 gene encoding glutamate dehydrogenase 1, mitochondrial, translated as MNALAATSRNFKQAAKLLGLDSKLEKSLLIPFREIKVECTIPKDDGTLASYVGFRVQHDNARGPMKGGIRYHHEVDPDEVNALAQLMTWKTAVANIPYGGAKGGIGCSPGDLSISELERLTRVFTQKIHDLIGIHTDVPAPDMGTNSQTMAWILDEYSKFHGYSPAVVTGKPVDLGGSLGRDAATGRGVLFATEALLAEHGKGIAGQRFVIQGFGNVGSWAAQLISEAGGKVIAISDVTGAVKNSNGLDIAKLMKHSSENRGIKGFDGGDAIDPRSLLTEECDVLIPAALGGVINKDNANEIKAKYIIEAANHPTDPEADEILSKKGVLILPDILANSGGVTVSYFEWVQNIQGFMWDEEKVNNELKTYMTRGFRDVKEMCRSHHCDLRMGAFTLGVNRVARATVLRGWEA; from the exons ATGAATGCGTTGGCAGCGACGAGCAGGAACTTCAAGCAGGCGGCCAAGCTGCTGGGCCTGGACTCCAAGCTGGAGAAGAGCTTGCTCATCCCGTTCAGGGAGATCAAG GTTGAATGCACAATTCCGAAAGATGATGGGACTTTAGCATCTTATGTTGGGTTTAGGGTCCAACACGACAATGCTAGGGGACCTATGAAGGGTGGAATCAGATACCACCATGAG GTTGATCCTGATGAGGTCAATGCGTTGGCACAACTAATGACATGGAAGACGGCCGTGGCTAATATTCCATATGGAGGAGCTAAAGGTGGAATAGGATGCAGCCCTGGAGATCTCAGCATCTCCGAGCTAGAGCGACTTACCCGTGTTTTCACCCAGAAAATCCACGACTTGATTGGCATTCATACAGATGTTCCAGCTCCAGATATGGGAACCAACTCTCAG ACAATGGCGTGGATACTTGACGAATACTCAAAGTTTCATGGTTATTCACCTGCTGTGGTGACTGGAAAACCTGTT GACCTTGGAGGATCACTTGGAAGAGATGCAGCTACTGGAAGGGGAGTTCTGTTTGCTACTGAAGCCTTGCTTGCAGAGCATGGCAAGGGCATTGCTGGCCAGCGTTTTGTAATACAG GGATTTGGTAATGTTGGATCCTGGGCTGCTCAGCTGATCAGTGAAGCTGGTGGCAAGGTGATTGCCATCAGTGATGTCACTGGAGCTGTCAAGAACAGCAATGGGCTTGACATTGCGAAGCTAATGAAGCACTCATCAGAGAACCGCGGGATCAAGGGTTTCGACGGAGGCGATGCAATTGACCCACGCTCACTGCTTACTGAAGAATGTGATGTCCTCATCCCGGCAGCACTTGGTGGAGTTATAAACAA GGACAACGCAAATGAGATCAAAGCAAAGTACATCATTGAGGCTGCAAACCACCCCACAGACCCTGAGGCAGATGAG ATCCTGTCCAAGAAAGGCGTTCTCATTCTTCCAGACATCCTCGCGAACTCCGGTGGTGTCACAGTGAGCTACTTCGAGTGGGTTCAG AACATTCAGGGTTTCATGTGGGACGAGGAGAAGGTGAACAATGAGCTGAAGACCTACATGACCCGTGGGTTCAGGGATGTGAAGGAGATGTGCAGGAGCCACCACTGCGACCTCCGCATGGGCGCCTTCACCCTCGGTGTCAACCGTGTCGCTCGCGCCACCGTTCTCAGAGGATGGGAAGCATGA
- the LOC127766249 gene encoding 40S ribosomal protein S18, translating into MSLIAGEDFQHILRLLNTNVDGKQKIMFALTSIKGVGRRFSNIACKKADIDMNKRAGELTPEELERLMTVVANPRQFKVPDWFLNRKKDYKDGRFSQVVSNALDMKLRDDLERLKKIRNHRGLRHYWGLRVRGQHTKTTGRRGKTVGVSKKR; encoded by the exons atg TCGCTGATCGCCGGGGAGGACTTCCAGCACATCCTGCGTCTGCTGAACACCAACGTCGATGGGAAGCAGAAGATCATGTTCGCGCTCACCTCCATCAAGGGTGTCGGCCGCAGGTTCTCCAACATCGCCTGCAAGAAGGCCGACATCGACATGAACAAGAG GGCCGGTGAGCTTACGCCGGAGGAGCTGGAGCGGCTGATGACCGTGGTGGCGAACCCGCGGCAGTTCAAGGTGCCCGACTGGTTCCTGAACAGGAAGAAGGACTACAAGGACGGGAGGTTCTCCCAGGTTGTCTCCAACGCGCTCGACATGAAGCTCAGGGATGATCTTGAGAGGCTCAAGAAGATCAG GAACCACCGTGGTCTGAGGCACTACTGGGGCCTCCGTGTGCGTGGGCAGCACACCAAGACAACCGGAAGGAGGGGTAAGACTGTCGGTGTGTCCAAGAAGCGATAA